The following proteins come from a genomic window of Tenebrio molitor chromosome 9, icTenMoli1.1, whole genome shotgun sequence:
- the LOC138138600 gene encoding uncharacterized protein yields the protein MRSSNALCITIVFFTLISSAVHCIRCFNCSSRTNMNCVTFEGDNASMIVECPQPNAFCRKTRQIITADSTTIITRACGWIKFEEHSGDYCMVTNTNFKQETSCQCFTDTCNTGSMMTGQALFLSIVSALISLSGY from the exons ATGAGATCCTCGAATGCCCTGTGCATAACAATCGTGTTTTTCACTCTTATCTCGAGTGCAG TCCATTGCATCAGATGCTTCAACTGCTCGTCGAGGACGAACATGAATTGCGTCACCTTCGAAGGAGACAACGCCAGCATGATCGTCGAATGCCCCCAACCCAACGCCTTCTGCCGCAAGACCAGGCAAATCATCACCGCCGATTCCACGACCATCATTACCAGAGCTTGCGGCTGGATCAAGTTTGAAGAGCATTCGGGGGACTACTGTATGGTGACCAACACGAATTTCAAGCAAGAGACAAGCTGTCAGTGCTTCACAGATACCTGCAATACCGGCTCGATGATGACGGGACAGGCGCTATTTTTATCGATTGTTTCTGCGCTAATTAGTTTATCGGGTTATtaa
- the LOC138139465 gene encoding uncharacterized protein produces the protein MLVHLCVAILAIFGVHRGLCLRCYSCVSTENEACIRFDKNKVPLKTCGIDELRNTEADAAQVHKSFKKLYEVDLAQEPQLPLNCLKQVTRFGGKHMVLRGCQLAPSDQLDICLKVKQENSDMLLTSHCSLCSGEGCNAAPLKRPLLSFLATICVVVATLLIYS, from the exons ATGCTGGTGCACTTGTGCGTCGCGATATTGGCCATCTTCGGAGTGCACCGGG GCCTCTGCCTGCGATGCTACAGCTGCGTTTCCACAGAAAACGAGGCCTGTATTAGGTTCGACAAGAACAAAGTGCCTCTCAAAACCTGCGGAATAGACGAGTTACGAAATACTGAAGCGGACGCTGCCCAAGTCCACAAGTCCTTCAAGAAACTGTACGAAGTAGACTTAGCCCAAGAGCCTCAGCTACCTCTCAACTGCCTCAAGCAAGTCACCAGAT TCGGAGGCAAGCACATGGTTTTGAGGGGCTGCCAACTAGCCCCCAGCGACCAACTCGACATCTGCCTCAAAGTCAAGCAGGAAAACAGCGATATGCTCCTCACCAGTCACTGCTCCCTCTGCAGCGGGGAAGGTTGCAACGCTGCCCCCCTCAAGCGCCCCTTGCTTTCTTTTCTCGCAACGATCTGTGTGGTCGTCGCCACCCTCCTGATTTACTCCTAG
- the LOC138139458 gene encoding clumping factor A-like has protein sequence MKCVLVVCIFVALATSAFAVQCPTCRGATCKSNNVPMEECNFRHPFPLIASFKTALVQADSDYACLHLENIKDGELEEISQCIVTTPGYDVCKELIKQNEGVTSCTVKKPQSLAVDLEGINAEDEPISQSSTDSSTDSSTDSSTDSSTDSSTDSSTDSSTDSSTDSSTDSSTDSSTDSSTDSSTDSSTDSSTDSSTDSSTDSSTDSSTDSSTDSSTDSSTDSSTDSSTDSSTDSSTDSSTDSSTDSSTDSSTDSSTDSSTDSSTDSSTDSSTDSSTDSSTDSSTDSSTDSSTDSSTDSSTGSSTDSSTDSSTGSSSDSTTSKPTSPGGNGAAVNQISIAVLLLALLYGWCM, from the exons ATGAAGTGTGTTCTAGTCGTTTGTATCTTTGTGGCTTTGGCCACTTCCG CCTTCGCCGTCCAGTGTCCCACATGCAGAGGTGCCACCTGCAAAAGTAACAATGTCCCGATGGAAGAATGCAACTTCCGTCATCCCTTCCCTCTTATCGCGAGTTTCAAAACCGCCCTTGTCCAAGCTGATTCTGATTACGCTTGTCTACATTTGGAAAATATAAAAG ATGGAGAACTGGAAGAAATAAGCCAGTGTATTGTTACCACGCCCGGATATGATGTGTGCAAGGAACTGATTAAACAAAATGAGGGTGTTACAAGTTGTACTGTGAAAAAACCTCAATCACTAGCGGTAGATTTGGAAGGAATTAATGCAGAAGATGAGCCGATATCGCAATCCTCTACTGATTCTTCCACCGATTCGTCGACTGATTCTTCCACCGATTCGTCGACTGATTCTTCCACAGATTCGTCGACTGATTCCTCTACTGACTCCTCTACGGATTCATCGACAGACTCCTCTACTGATTCTTCCACTGACTCTTCTACTGATTCTTCTACGGATTCGTCGACAGACTCTTCAACTGATTCTTCTACCGATTCATCGACTGATTCTTCCACCGATTCATCGACTGATTCTTCTACCGACTCCTCTACTGATTCTTCTACGGATTCATCTACTGATTCCTCAACCGATTCTTCGACTGATTCTTCAACCGATTCGTCGACTGATTCGTCTACTGACTCTTCTACTGATTCATCTACTGACTCTTCTACTGATTCATCTACTGATTCTTCTACGGATTCGTCGACAGACTCTTCAACTGATTCTTCCACCGATTCATCAACTGATTCTTCGACTGATTCATCGACCGACTCTTCTACGGATTCATCAACGGATTCTTCCACTGGTTCGTCGACTGACTCTTCTACAGATTCATCGACTGGGTCCTCTTCGGATTCCACCACTTCAAAACCAACATCACCAGGCGGTAATGGTGCTGCAGTCAATCAAATCTCCATCGCAGTTCTGCTGCTAGCTCTGCTCTATGGCTGGTGCATGTGA
- the LOC138138601 gene encoding chymotrypsin-1-like, giving the protein MTTVSCIVVTTLVVVSLANLVLLVHVIMHSLAKCDRPRTVLQKVPKIPKIQKREDVASLQEHAPSTANYKFMGALVLLRDDDDDSEFVCGVAIISKKWVLTAAYCVEAILDQSKDKVKVSSGGVKFKYGFWHDVDKMIVHEKYTFFEYANNIALISVVQQFKGKDVTIVPLPSVNYKYLASSNATALAWSRVEVFAISVKLLLHKQCQSAHFDRVDDGVFCAERKTCVLDYGGLLVQKGVMVGSVTFGVGCGTKPVVYSKISVFEEWIKSNKVGAVFKER; this is encoded by the coding sequence ATGACGACGGTCTCCTGCATCGTGGTAACAACTCTCGTGGTGGTGTCTTTGGCTAATTTGGTCCTTCTGGTTCACGTGATCATGCACTCTTTGGCAAAGTGTGATCGGCCAAGGACCGTGCTGCAGAAAGTTccgaaaattccaaaaatccaAAAACGGGAAGACGTGGCGTCGTTGCAAGAGCACGCACCATCGACGGCTAACTACAAGTTTATGGGGGCGTTGGTGTTGCTGAGGGATGACGATGATGACTCTGAATTCGTGTGCGGGGTGGCCATTATTAGTAAGAAGTGGGTGCTGACTGCTGCTTATTGCGTGGAGGCCATTTTAGATCAGTCGAAAGATAAGGTAAAAGTGTCGTCAGGTGGTGTCAAGTTCAAGTATGGATTTTGGCACGACGTTGATAAAATGATCGTCCACGAGAAGTATACATTCTTCGAGTATGCAAATAATATAGCTTTGATCAGCGTGGTGCAACAGTTCAAAGGAAAGGACGTCACGATTGTACCACTGCCGAGTGTTAACTACAAGTACTTGGCGAGCAGCAATGCCACAGCTTTGGCGTGGTCACGAGTGGAGGTTTTTGCCATAAGTGTGAAGCTACTCCTGCACAAGCAATGTCAAAGTGCTCATTTTGACCGTGTTGATGATGGTGTGTTTTGTGCTGAGAGAAAAACATGTGTTCTTGATTACGGCGGACTGTTGGTGCAGAAGGGTGTAATGGTTGGAAGTGTTACTTTTGGAGTTGGATGTGGAACTAAACCAGTTGTTTACAGCAAGATTTCTGTATTTGAAGAATGGATCAAGAGTAATAAAGTTGGTGcagttttcaaagaaagataa